The Alkalihalobacillus sp. TS-13 genomic interval GATGCGTCACCATCTTTCAACATCTGTAAGACGATGGTCTTTAACGATGGATTGGCATCGGGATATGTAAGAAAATTCTTCAACTCGTGGCGTACAACCGGTTGATCTGGCTTTTCTATGGATTGGACAGCTTGCCATTGTTTTTTCGAGTCCGAAGACTTCAATTGTTCTGAAAGATGCTCAACTTCCTGATCGGAAAATTTCGTTTCAAAAACAAAGTCTTCGCTCGGTTCTTCCTCTGCCATCTTTCGGCTGAAATATAAGAGTTGGTAGAAATTTTCAGCCATTTGCGGCGGCAAGCTTTGTTCCTGTATGACAGCTTCGAGAATTTCTACGACTTCTTCATAATCACCTAATTGGATGAGGATCGATATGTAAATTTGAAGGACATCATAATACTCTCCGATGTCTTTTTTGAGAATCTCGTCACATTTCTCCTTTGCTTCTCTTAGGTCACCTAGCTCAACCAGGCTCAAGACTACTCCTACGTTGCCTTGTGGGTGATCAGGCTCCATTTCGATCAGCTGCCGGAAAAAATTCAGCGATTCTTTGTATTTCTTTTGTTTAAGGGCTGACATTCCCTTGTTCACAAGCTTTGCAGTAAGGTTTGGGAAGTAAACGATTTTACTGTCACGCGGCCCTTTATGGTCTTTTTCCAAAACAATCTCCCCGCTTTTTATCAATCGTTTAAAGCAAGTTTAGCAGTTTAACTTCCTAAAAACAAATGTTTACATATTAATTCTATATTACAGCTCTCAACGGCGTTCCGGTCTAGAGGGGTTTCATTTGAAGCGTTCATGATGCACTTTCATCCAGCTTTTTGCGCTCGAAGTGCTTATGAAGCGTTCATACGGTGACTCAGCGCAGTTTTTCACGCTCAAAGTGTCTTATGAAGCTTTTTAAAGTCAATTCTCTCCTCGTTGTCACGGTATAAGAAAACGCTCCCCTGTTATTATGCAAAGGAAGCGTTAGTATGTATTAAGTATGGCGTCCCAGGAGCGATTCGAACGCCCGACCGACAGCTTAGAAGGCTGTTGCTCTATCCTGCTGAGCTACTGGGACATAATATCATGTAAAATATCAAGGTGTAAATGGAGCGGGTGATGGGAATCGAACCCACGACCAGAGCTTGGAAGGCTCTTGTTTTACCACTAAACTACACCCGCATCAATCAGCGACAATAATTAATATATCGAATTTCGATTGAAATGTCAATGGTTTTCTTTCTGGTCGTGAGTTCTTTTTCCACTAAAGTTCATATTCTGTTGATAAATCGGTCAATTCCTCTCCATCATATTCAAAGAATCGCACTCTGATATGACTGCGGTCTTTACACTCGCAAATTGCATACGTCCGTTCACGTCGATTTCTTGGTAAACGAAGGCTGCCTGGGTTTACAAAAACCATTCCATTTTGCTCGCATGATTCTGCGACATGGGAGTGGCCGAAGAACACTAGATCCGCACCTTGTTCCTCAGCTTTATAAGCCAAATTCATATAGGACATTTTTACATTGTATAGATGGCCATGGGTAACGAATAAGCGAAATCCTTGTTCTTCAATTAGGGATTCATTAGGAAAATCATCATGACCTATATCCATATTCCCCTGGACATTGTAAAAAGGTTTCAACCTCTCATCGTCTGACGATAGTTCAGAGTCTCCACAATGAACCATGACATCGACTTGGTTTTTATGCAGTTCGACAACTTTTTTCAGTTCTTTGGTAAGACCATGGCTATCACTAACGAGCAGAACGTTCATTGACAGGTCCTCCTTTTAATATTTCAAAAGATTTCAGACCAAGCGTTTCGTAATTCATGCAGTGCATTTGCACGGTGACTGATTTTGTTCTTTTCCTCAGCATTCATTTCAGCCAATGTCTTTTCTTTTGAAGGAACATAGAAGATCGGATCATAGCCGAATCCGTTCGTGCCTCTTCTTTCGTTCAGAATGAGTCCTTCACATTTTCCTTCGACACTACTCGTTTCTTTTCCCAGTTGGGCTACTGCTAAAACACATACAAATCGAGCCGTACGTTCTTTTTCTGGGACAGATTCCAATTCAGCGAGTACTTTTTCTATATTAGCTTCATCATCCTTTTCTTCCCCCGCAAATCGTGCCGAAAAGATACCAGGCCGGCCATCGAGTGCGTCAATGACCAACCCGGAGTCATCGGCAATGACTGGCGCATGAAGTTTATTTGCGATTGTTTCTGCTTTGATGCTTGCGTTCTCTTTGAAACTCGATCCAGTCTCCTCAATCTCTTCATGAAAATCCAAATCTCTCAGAGAAACTACACTGATCCCAAACTCTTCAAACATTTTACGGAATTCCTTGACCTTCCCCTCGTTATGTGAGGCGATGATGAT includes:
- a CDS encoding metallophosphoesterase family protein; this translates as MNVLLVSDSHGLTKELKKVVELHKNQVDVMVHCGDSELSSDDERLKPFYNVQGNMDIGHDDFPNESLIEEQGFRLFVTHGHLYNVKMSYMNLAYKAEEQGADLVFFGHSHVAESCEQNGMVFVNPGSLRLPRNRRERTYAICECKDRSHIRVRFFEYDGEELTDLSTEYEL
- a CDS encoding XTP/dITP diphosphatase; translated protein: MDKIIIASHNEGKVKEFRKMFEEFGISVVSLRDLDFHEEIEETGSSFKENASIKAETIANKLHAPVIADDSGLVIDALDGRPGIFSARFAGEEKDDEANIEKVLAELESVPEKERTARFVCVLAVAQLGKETSSVEGKCEGLILNERRGTNGFGYDPIFYVPSKEKTLAEMNAEEKNKISHRANALHELRNAWSEIF